A window from Hoeflea sp. IMCC20628 encodes these proteins:
- a CDS encoding phage head closure protein has translation MASLFVDPGRLSARLALEAPTDLPDGQGGVAEGWTLLAELWGRIEPLRAKAEEQAGAATAPITHRVTIRYRGDVRHAMRFAYRDRTLFIRSLRDPEESRRYLVCDCEEARP, from the coding sequence ATGGCCTCGCTGTTTGTTGATCCCGGCCGCCTGAGCGCTCGGCTGGCGCTCGAAGCACCGACAGATCTGCCCGACGGGCAGGGTGGTGTTGCGGAGGGCTGGACGCTGCTCGCAGAGCTTTGGGGACGGATTGAACCGCTGCGGGCAAAGGCTGAAGAACAGGCCGGTGCCGCCACTGCACCAATCACCCACCGGGTCACCATCCGCTATCGCGGCGATGTCCGGCACGCCATGCGCTTTGCCTACCGGGATCGCACGCTGTTCATTCGCAGTTTGCGCGATCCGGAAGAGAGCCGCCGCTATCTGGTCTGCGACTGCGAGGAGGCCCGGCCATGA
- a CDS encoding DUF3168 domain-containing protein has product MSANALQQAVIERLAADLNVLAIIGAGRIFDRLITRAEPPYLVLGETTTTDFSTGDADASQHRFEIEAWTKQNGRKQAVELGDAVRAALHDADLMLDGAVLINLRHERTVSRRASRTGLHVARLRFRAVTEP; this is encoded by the coding sequence ATGAGTGCCAATGCATTGCAGCAAGCGGTGATCGAGCGTTTGGCAGCAGATCTGAACGTGCTCGCGATCATCGGAGCCGGTCGGATTTTCGACCGGCTGATCACCCGTGCCGAGCCGCCTTATCTGGTGCTGGGCGAGACCACGACAACTGATTTCTCCACCGGTGATGCGGATGCCAGCCAGCACCGTTTCGAGATCGAGGCCTGGACCAAACAGAACGGGCGCAAGCAGGCGGTCGAGCTGGGTGACGCGGTGCGTGCAGCACTCCATGATGCTGATCTGATGCTTGACGGCGCAGTGCTGATCAACCTTCGCCACGAACGCACGGTCAGCCGCCGCGCGTCCAGGACCGGGCTGCATGTGGCGCGGCTGAGGTTTCGTGCGGTGACCGAGCCGTGA
- a CDS encoding phage major capsid protein gives MNTLIKTGRAPETKSVDADVSAAFEDFMSAFEHYKQSNDERLAEIERRGGGDVITEEKMARIDTALDEQKRTLDALLVKRARPDLGRGGSAAPGPVRQAFDAYVRRGDEAGLRQSELKAMSAGSDADGGYLVPDELDSEIGRRLSELSPIRSMATVRQVSGAVLKKPFALDGMATGWVGETDARPQTAAPQLAELQFPTMELYAMPAATASLIEDSAVDIEGWIASEVEAAFAEQEGAAFVNGDGANKPRGFLDYPSVDDDSWSWGNLGHISTGSSGAFGADPSDRLVELIYALKAGHRQNGRFVMNRKTQAQIRKFKDADGNYLWTPPAGAGQQAALMGFPVVEAEDMPDIAADSASIAFGDFRRGYLVVDRTGVRILRDPYSAKPYVLFYTTKRVGGGVQNFEAIKLLKFAA, from the coding sequence ATGAACACCCTGATCAAAACCGGGCGAGCGCCCGAAACCAAAAGCGTCGATGCCGACGTCTCTGCCGCTTTCGAGGACTTCATGTCCGCGTTTGAGCACTACAAGCAATCCAATGACGAGCGGTTGGCCGAGATCGAGCGGCGCGGCGGCGGTGATGTGATCACCGAGGAAAAGATGGCGCGCATCGACACGGCGCTGGACGAGCAGAAGCGGACGCTCGACGCGTTGCTGGTCAAGCGTGCCCGTCCTGATCTCGGACGCGGCGGCAGCGCTGCGCCGGGGCCAGTGCGGCAGGCTTTTGATGCCTATGTGCGCCGCGGCGATGAGGCGGGGTTGCGGCAATCTGAACTCAAAGCCATGTCGGCGGGCAGTGATGCAGATGGCGGCTATCTGGTGCCCGACGAGCTCGACAGCGAGATCGGCCGGCGTCTCTCCGAGCTGTCGCCGATCCGCTCGATGGCCACGGTGCGGCAGGTCTCGGGTGCTGTGCTGAAAAAGCCCTTTGCGCTTGACGGTATGGCCACCGGCTGGGTTGGCGAGACCGATGCACGGCCGCAGACGGCGGCACCGCAACTGGCGGAATTGCAGTTTCCGACCATGGAGCTCTACGCCATGCCGGCTGCCACCGCCTCGCTGATCGAGGACAGTGCTGTCGACATCGAGGGCTGGATCGCCAGCGAAGTCGAAGCCGCGTTTGCCGAGCAGGAGGGGGCGGCCTTCGTCAATGGCGATGGCGCCAACAAGCCGCGCGGCTTTCTCGATTACCCGAGCGTCGACGATGACAGCTGGAGCTGGGGCAATCTCGGCCATATCTCCACCGGATCATCGGGCGCTTTTGGCGCTGATCCCTCCGACCGGCTGGTGGAGCTGATCTATGCGCTCAAGGCCGGGCACCGCCAGAACGGCCGTTTCGTGATGAACCGCAAGACCCAGGCCCAGATCCGCAAGTTCAAGGATGCCGACGGCAACTATCTCTGGACGCCGCCGGCGGGCGCGGGCCAGCAGGCAGCCCTGATGGGCTTTCCGGTGGTCGAGGCCGAGGACATGCCCGACATCGCCGCGGACTCGGCGTCGATCGCCTTTGGTGATTTCCGTCGCGGCTATCTGGTGGTTGACCGCACCGGGGTTCGCATCCTGCGCGATCCCTATTCGGCCAAGCCCTATGTGCTGTTTTACACCACCAAGCGCGTGGGCGGCGGGGTGCAGAATTTCGAGGCGATCAAGCTTCTGAAATTCGCCGCCTGA
- a CDS encoding head-tail connector protein has product MTLIQTDPPLAEPVTLAELKAHLRIDAGDEDDLLESLIRVARAHLEAVTGVALMSQGFRLFLDDWPRSEVIQLMRTPVQNIDAILVYDADGVAQDQDLTGLLLDATAKPARLVMRERSRPEPPINGIEIEFTAGFSSVNEVPPELKRAILIHAAHLYEFRGAVTADMQPASIPAGYDRLIAPWQRRAL; this is encoded by the coding sequence ATGACCCTGATTCAGACCGATCCGCCGCTGGCGGAACCGGTGACGCTTGCCGAGTTGAAGGCGCATCTGCGCATCGACGCGGGCGATGAAGACGATCTTCTCGAAAGCCTGATCCGCGTGGCTCGCGCCCATCTTGAAGCTGTCACCGGCGTGGCTTTGATGAGCCAGGGGTTCCGTTTGTTTCTCGATGACTGGCCTCGGAGCGAGGTGATTCAGTTGATGAGAACGCCGGTTCAAAACATTGATGCGATTCTGGTTTATGACGCCGATGGCGTGGCGCAGGATCAGGATCTGACTGGCCTGCTGCTAGATGCGACGGCGAAGCCCGCGCGGCTGGTGATGCGGGAACGGTCGCGGCCAGAGCCGCCGATCAACGGCATCGAGATCGAGTTTACCGCGGGCTTCAGCTCGGTGAACGAAGTGCCGCCGGAGCTCAAACGGGCCATCCTCATACATGCCGCGCACCTTTATGAATTCCGCGGTGCGGTGACCGCCGACATGCAGCCGGCCTCCATTCCGGCGGGCTACGACCGGCTGATCGCGCCTTGGCAAAGGCGGGCTCTGTGA